A region of Periophthalmus magnuspinnatus isolate fPerMag1 chromosome 13, fPerMag1.2.pri, whole genome shotgun sequence DNA encodes the following proteins:
- the LOC129456734 gene encoding uncharacterized protein LOC129456734, which yields MKVLLLLIAVKLVASAGFDWSKQIPPTVWVNWDSSTSECETDPGSCQCCLMMQKVDKIRHNLIKKLDDLETELNQTHKTYMDLTTRRSAFTAALFDNSNNLNCLGPFSNTIPIQYKKVFTNLGNNYNSNTGIYKAPFKGVYSLSVSVFHDAGQGTNEQSCVLLYVNGDMVAGSHDIHTFDHEDSTTVSITINLKAGDEVMVKLQAGCLLCMIKDHYNVFSGFLLYAE from the exons ATGAAAG TGCTGTTGTTGCTGATTGCAGTCAAACTGGTCGCCAGTGCTGGATTTGACTGGTCAAAGCAGATTCCCCCAACAGTCTGGGTTAACTGGGATTCATCAACAAGTG AGTGTGAGACAGACCCGGGTTCGTGCCAGTGCTGCTTAATGATgcaaaaagtggataaaatcagacacaacctcatcaaaaaactgGATGATTTGGAGACAGAACTCAACCAAACCCATAAAACTTACATGGACCTAACAA CTCGGCGGTCTGCCTTCACCGCTGCTTTGTTTGATAACAGCAACAACCTCAACTGTCTGGGTCCCTTTTCAAATACAATACCCATCCAGTACAAGAAGGTCTTCACTAACCTGGGCAACAATTATAACTCAAACACAGGCATTTACAAGGCCCCCTTTAAAGGTGTCTACAGCCTCTCTGTTTCAGTCTTTCACGATGCTGGACAAGGAACAAACGAACAGTCCTGTGTGCTTCTGTATGTGAATGGTGATATGGTTGCTGGTTCTCATGATATCCACACCTTTGACCATGAAGACAGTACTACGGTGTCCATCACGATCAATCTGAAAGCTGGTGATGAAGTGATGGTCAAACTCCAAGCTGGCTGCTTACTTTGCATGATAAAGGACCACTACAATGTATTCAGTGGCTTCCTGCTTTATGCCGAGTAG
- the LOC129456733 gene encoding cerebellin-1-like — protein sequence MKAFVVLCVVMGSNLARAQSSTCTSGVCGCCLITTQLERMNHFFNMSYEHMSKELTAAKQALNAIRASRTSFSAILSDSTQDCNNPVISSSPARVLYNLVRVNLGNNYTPTNGEFIAPRKGVYSFAITMYNLGRYKSCASLMVNGNLKYTLMEKATSDTQDSASVSLTLALEAGDVVYVEQPAGCVMCAHDNLYNTYTGYLLYATD from the exons ATGAAAG CTTTTGTGGTCTTGTGTGTTGTAATGGGGAGCAACTTGGCCAGAGCTCAGAGCTCAA CCTGCACATCAGGTGTATGTGGCTGCTGTCTCATCACAACACAGCTCGAACGCATGAACCATTTCTTCAACATGTCCTACGAGCACATGTCTAAGGAGCTCACTGCAGCCAAGCAGGCTCTCAATGCTATTAGAG CATCTCGCACGTCTTTCTCAGCCATCCTCAGTGACTCCACACAGGACTGCAACAACCCGGTCATAAGCTCTAGTCCCGCTCGCGTCCTATACAACCTTGTCAGAGTCAACCTGGGGAACAACTACACCCCCACCAACGGAGAGTTCATTGCACCTCGGAAAGGGGTCTACAGCTTCGCCATCACCATGTACAACCTCGGCCGATACAAGTCCTGTGCCTCCCTCATGGTTAACGGGAACTTGAAGTACACCCTGATGGAGAAAGCCACGTCCGATACACAAGACAGCGCTAGTGTATCGCTAACTCTGGCCCTGGAAGCTGGGGATGTGGTCTACGTGGAACAGCCAGCCGGTTGCGTAATGTGCGCTCATGATAATCTCTACAATACATATACTGGTTATCTCTTGTATGCAACAGATTGA
- the LOC117379852 gene encoding complement C1q-like protein 4 — protein sequence MATTNVCQADAASCGCCLMHQQIDRMKRSFNQSLAELQNELNKAMDTLNQFRSTRSAFSVSLFTDNTQTCYGPFRDDTLVVYKHIFLNMGDNYDVSSGVFTVPRTGVYSLALTVYSDAGAPGNTLAACASLQVNGHLLAGPREFYMQDQEDSATTSIVVKLRQGEMVSVNLPIGCFLCDNKNHYNTFSGFLLYTTE from the exons ATGGCAACAACAAATG TGTGTCAGGCCGACGCGGCGTCATGTGGGTGCTGTCTCATGCATCAGCAGATCGACAGGATGAAGAGGAGCTTTAACCAGAGCCTCGCGGAACTTCAGAATGAACTCAACAAAGCAATGGACACTCTCAACCAGTTCAGAT CCACTCGCAGTgccttctctgtctcccttttcACTGACAACACGCAGACATGTTATGGTCCTTTCCGAGATGATACCCTTGTTGTTTACAAACACATCTTCCTCAACATGGGTGACAATTACGACGTCTCCAGTGGAGTCTTCACTGTCCCACGCACTGGGGTCTACAGTTTGGCCCTCACAGTTTACAGTGATGCCGGGGCCCCTGGGAACACTCTCGCTGCATGTGCCTCTCTACAGGTCAATGGACATCTGCTGGCCGGACCCAGGGAGTTCTACATGCAAGACCAAGAGGACAGCGCCACCACCTCCATAGTGGTCAAACTGAGACAGGGAGAAATGGTGTCGGTCAATCTCCCCATAGGGTGCTTCCTCTGTGATAACAAAAACCACTACAATACGTTCAGTGGGTTCCTGCTCTATACCACTGAGTAG
- the ftr86 gene encoding LOW QUALITY PROTEIN: finTRIM family, member 86 (The sequence of the model RefSeq protein was modified relative to this genomic sequence to represent the inferred CDS: deleted 1 base in 1 codon), with translation MLGIPTWLLLDFYRRSNLFPMASPWTEEETFTCSVCLETLRDPATLPCGHSYCLVCIQDHWDKKDSQGQYSCPQCRQVFNPRPSLAKSTLLVEAMEKLRTNSLRQKEPSNAPPSLPIYMDVLPGDGPQPGCIYPQLPLTVAPRMCPEHNQPLDLFCHEDRECVCALCRQYGHRGHRVVRPGEERTQRQDEVVQMQLEVQRHVQQTERALKEIPYMAKHLKVLVQALQIENTDLFSDLIKVVNVTGTQVGEALGTHETSLGSWLEGKVQRMEQEVVRLHWRSEELQRLADMQDHICFLKNFFLVEPLGHTDAELGLGHQEAVVSSVRSALKELQVSIEDQCKAAVTKIQAIVNNEAPTSETNYEPATVHNGTQNRVYETVLPGPVAPTVPQVEASAPPPPLPLRLPVVTVAAVGPVSLEPKTRDEMLKYRFVPTMDLNTAYRHVQLLDGGRKATLKAENMNYREHPERFQFWRQVLCREALGGSPYYWEVEWTGTKVTIGVAYKEMDRGSADDRSRLGHNPESWSLYWSGNGFSFWHSNQEKLLGSPKAKRVGVYLDQHAGVLAFYRVTKNQADLIHRHQVDFTGPLYPGFRFWAGVGATITICDLD, from the exons ATGCTGGGAATCCCCACTT GGCTTCTCTTGGACTTTTACAGAAGAAGCAATCTATTCCCAATGGCGTCACCTtggacagaagaggagacttTTACTTGCTCTGTATGTCTGGAAACCCTGAGGGACCCTGCCACTCTACCATGTGGTCACTCTTACTGCTTGGTCTGCATCCAAGACCACTGGGACAAGAAGGACAGCCAAGGCCAATACAGCTGTCCACAATGCAGGCAAGTCTTCAACCCACGACCATCACTGGCTAAAAGCACTCTTCTGGTGGAGGCAATGGAGAAATTAAGAACCAACAGTCTTAGACAAAAGGAGCCATCTAATGCTCCTCCATCTTTGCCCATTTACATGGATGTCCTGCCAGGAGATGGGCCGCAGCCTGGGTGTATCTACCCTCAACTGCCTCTCACTGTAGCCCCC CGAATGTGCCCTGAACATAACCAACCTCTAGACCTGTTCTGTCATGAGGatagagagtgtgtgtgtgcgttgtgtcGTCAGTATGGACACAGGGGACATCGGGTGGTCCGACCTGGggaggagaggacacagagacag GATGAAGTTGTCCAAATGCAGCTAGAAGTTCAGCGTCATGTTCAACAGACGGAACGGGCTCTGAAGGAGATACCGTATATGGCCAAACATCTTAAG GTCTTGGTCCAAGCCTTACAGATCGAGAATACAGATCTCTTCTCAGACCTCATCAAAGTGGTGAATGTGACAGGGACCCAGGTCGGGGAGGCGCTCGGTACCCACGAGACGTCCCTGGGTAGCTGGCTGGAGGGCAAGGTGCAGCGGATGGAGCAAGAGGTGGTACGGCTCCACTGGAGGAGtgaggagctgcagaggctggcTGACATGCAGGACCACATCTGTTTTCTGAAG aaCTTCTTCCTGGTGGAACCGCTGGGCCATACTGATGCTGAGCTTGGTCTTGGGCACCAGGAAGCAGTTGTGAGTTCAGTTCGTTCAGCCCTGAAAGAACTACAAGTGTCCATTGAAGACCAGTGTAAAGCCGCTGTCACCAAGATCCAGGCTATAG TGAACAATGAAGCTCCAACTTCAGAAACCAACTATGAACCAGCAACAGTTCACAATGGGACACAGAACAGGG tttatgaAACAGTCCTTCCAG GTCCTGTGGCACCCACTGTTCCTCAAG tTGAAGcctcagcacctcctcctccactccctctGCGACTCCCAG TTGTGACTGTAGCTGCAGTGGGGCCTGTAAGCCTTGAACCCAAGACTAGAGATGAAATGCTGAAAT ACCGTTTTGTTCCCACGATGGACCTCAACACTGCATATCGTCATGTCCAACTCTTAGACGGTGGTCGGAAAGCCACACTTAAAGCTGAAAACATGAACTATCGTGAACATCCAGAACGCTTCCAGTTTTGGAGACAGGTCCTATGCAGAGAGGCCCTGGGAGGTAGCCCGTACTACTGGGAGGTGGAGTGGACAGGGACCAAA GTGACTATTGGTGTGGCCTATAAGGAGATGGACCGTGGGAGCGCTGACGACAGGAGCAGACTAGGACATAACCCTGAATCTTGGAGCCTGTACTGGTCTGGGAATGGATTTTCATTTTGGCACAGTAATCAGGAGAAACTTTTGGGCTCTCCCAAAGCCAAGCGGGTTGGGGTGTATTTGGATCAACACGCGGGGGTCTTGGCCTTTTACAGGGTCACTAAAAACCAGGCTGATCTCATCCACAGACACCAGGTGGACTTCACTGGACCACTGTACCCAGGGTTTAGGTTCTGGGCTGGGGTAGGCGCTACAATCACTATCTGTGACCTGGACTAA
- the nudt8 gene encoding nucleoside diphosphate-linked moiety X motif 8, whose amino-acid sequence MFRGLQFLNWACPMRSLLQQRESHLPAMSQYAVATLHGPKNLKKRQSKRCLQIRSQMFTSSFGGHSLFDLDARNIKPFCDFSPKVSGTFLNTERKQWKSTIVRGNNDCTDCVQSRRKLWIQQHCYSYCDPLKPSSLCSRANLTRYFSTSVSKVGIFNHHPIPYKFHQTRQVYKTVPREDCAWRECLSSENEQRCRQILEPNLKLYEVEKVRKGPSLSLGKKQARWASVLISLCSVEEEPAFLFTLRSSTLQGRHKGDVSFAGGKSDPSDKDVVATALREAREELGINVGAEQVWGILKPLREMTGMMVAPVLANLGPLEELSFKPNPGEVEEIFTLSLSHLCNPVNRGYTHFRTGDKYGYTMPVFRNGKHRVWGLTAVALEHTLKIICPP is encoded by the exons ATGTTCAGAGGCCTTCAGTTCTTGAATTGGGCTTGTCCCATGCGGTCTCTGTTACAGCAGAGAGAGTCTCACCTCCCTGCCATGTCCCAGTATGCGGTTGCTACTTTACATGGACCTAAGAACCTTAAGAAAAGACAATCCAAAAGATGCCTTCAAATAAGATCTCAAATGTTCACATCCAGTTTTGGAGGACATTCACTATTTGATTTAGATGCAAGAAATATCAAGCCATTTTGTGACTTCTCTCCCAAAGTGTCTGGTACCTTTTTAAACACGGAGCGTAAAcaatggaaaagcactatagtGAGAGGTAACAATGACTGTACAGACTGTGTGCAATCTCGGAGAAAACTCTGGATTCAACAACATTGTTACTCCTATTGTGATCCCCTTAAACCAAGCAGTTTATGTTCTAGAGCTAACCTAACAAGATATTTTAGCACATCCGTGTCTAAAGTTGGCATTTTTAACCATCATCCTATACCATACAAATTTCACCAAACAAGACAAGTTTACAAGACAGTCCCAAGGGAAGATTGTGCTTGGAGAGAATGCCTATCTTCTGAGAATGAGCAAAGATGTCGACAGATTCTTGAACCAAACTTGAAACTTTACGAGGTGGAGAAGGTGCGGAAGGGTCCCAGTCTAAGTTTGGGGAAGAAGCAGGCGAGATGGGCGTCAGTTTTGATCAGTCTCTGCAGTGTGGAGGAAGAACCAGCATTTCTATTCACTCTGCGCTCCAGTACACTGCAGGGCAGGCACAAAGGAGACGTCAG TTTTGCAGGAGGGAAGAGCGATCCTTCAGACAAAGACGTGGTGGCCACAGCTCTGAGAGAGGCTAGAGAGGAGCTGGGCATAAACGTGGGAGCAGAGCAAGTGTGGGGCATCCTCAAGCCACTCAGGGAGATG ACTGGAATGATGGTTGCTCCGGTGCTTGCAAACTTGGGTCCTTTAGAGGAGCTGTCCTTCAAACCAAACCCTGGGGAG gtGGAGGAGATCTTCACCCTGTCCCTGTCTCACTTGTGTAACCCTGTGAATCGCGGTTACACACATTTTCGCACTGGAGACAAGTACGGCTACACTATGCCTGTCTTCAGGAACGGGAAACACCGAGTCTGGGGCCTGACCGCTGTGGCCTTAGAACACACTTTAAAAATCATCTGTCCTCCATAA